accaacataagtcaacatcacttaggttttgtttgtcaaaattaattttaagtgattttctccattgagcgccacagtaaagccatttttggaccgtacatgcacattccacttccctatggacgaatagcgccacctatagtgtgtgatgtgagctagcctatcattgtacttattgcaatttgcctccacacattacgtaatcaacacaaagcttttgtgaggattagtgagtggataagaaattgacagtggaggatacgaaggacacgccgattgttagttgtcaatcatgaattgccgcaacctattaatattttactgcatggcattccgcaaacaccaagacaaattatgccgtatttttccaaagatcatctcatatgaagtaagctgaatgcgatctgtacttctgtaacattccgatcgcttttgatcacctattatcggcgaatttttgcttgaaaacacgtgagttcatgttgtgtaaacataattagcatagacacaaatgaaattacgatgcaatacaatgcaatttgaatgcgcagcagatctatagaaataacgttgcccggttttatgcagaattagaccctgtctgcttGTCACTGAGTCTGAGACAGACAGACTGATCATGTCATTTGATTcactagcccgaaacatcatggccctgttccttcctcagagaaggacagtggaaatcgtagtgacggaggtgtgagtacctcgggctacatGTAGTGATTCACTGTCTCTGCCAGAGGTGCAATATTTTTaggtttatataactcatacaaagttcttgtcatttgattggccaactactattgattatttctgctacTTTTAGCGGCCAGCTGCAAAAGGACTATTCACTATCATGCTATTGCACTCCACGCccgtgcaatatttatttttccattgcacGGACTCGGGGATAGCATAGCAACGCTGACACCCTCGCAAGCGTATAGTGCGAGGTTTCCACCTGGACTCACCAATTAGAGGTGCGGGTGTTGCTCCTAAAATAAATATGAATTTAgatatcttttaatttattttgttttcctggtgatttataaaatgaaGTGGAAGCAAGGAACCTACTTatgagtttaaataaaacaaatattaaatgtttttattcggtgaaatatgaacaaaGCCTCATtatagtccatatttcacctcatgaaaatattcttaccattgaactcataaacattcgaTATTTGTATAGTACCCTGGTCTAGTCAAGCCAAAAAATAAGGGggagggcaagcattttttggcaggtccaaAGAAAGGTGGGGGGGgcaggcaagcaatttttggcacagatattttgggcaccatttctaattatatattattatgtaatataggGGGGGTGGTgcacctgactttgtgtgggcaccaagtcccctctattgaaaattcctggatccgcccctgattaCGCCCTAAAATGGTGTAGCAAAATGTTAGTAACTCATTCAAATTATATTATATGAAAAGACAATTTGAATTTACGGTTtgaaattcaggttccccaatatcttgcatgtgtaagggggggggggcacatcaaaaggggggcggGCAAAGGTGTTTTGGCACATAAAAagggggggtgcaaagatttttggcagaccattttgaaaattcaccacccctGTGAATTATCGCACAGCCCCTAGACATACAGTTAAGGCTTTGACAATTGGACAAGCCAGCTCCATACATTTGATGTATGTACTGCCAGAGCATGAGAGTGGCCAGTGGGCATGGTTGGTGCTAGACAGAATAATCGGtcacttttcgattatttgacctgccaTTCGGGCTGAAATTTTTGCAACCCTGACTGTATGGCATATCACGACCACAAAGATGCATGGACAAATCCTATCTAACTTTATTTCTTTTTAggaattaataataaatatttcaaatgaatgagagCGAGAAGACAGGGCAATTTTGTGTTATGAAAGTataaatttttttatcaaaatcaacaATTCCTGATTTTATTCTCAAAGTAATACTGTACAATTatgctgttaagggggtactacacccctcgataaatttgtgtctatttttgcatatttctcagaaactaataacacagtggtaacaaagttatgtatattataggggcaaggaatccaattactacactggaatttcagtgacctaagacaagcggttcgttatttatgataaaaaaaaaaggtacaattaggatgtacctcatttcttatcataaaaatgaaccgcttgtcttgattcactgaaatttcagtgtagtaattgattccttgccccaataatatacataacttttgttaccagtgtgttattatttttgagaaaaatgcaaaaatagtcacaaatttactacaggTGTAGTAGCCCCTTAATTGCTGTTGTGTGAAAATACAATGTTATGCATTTTTATATATCGGTACTATAAGTaatgtttatattaatatttcagATTCAATCCTGCATGAAGTGGAGGCTTAACCCATAGATTATTAACCAGACTTAATAAGAAACCAGTGAGGATTGTGATCTTGCATTGCTTGAAGATCCACCGTGGTTGGTTCGAGATGCAACGGTAACTACATGCATGTTTGAATGTTTTTGGGTCATCTTATGTTATCATCAGAAATGCTATGCTTAATACATGCTGCAAACATCTTCAGTTGAAAATGAAACTTTTgcaaccattttcttgtatatttTGTGGAGTCAAACATTATTCTTTAGACAAATTGAAAACCCATGTAAACagacatatgttgaaatatatacGGACTCGTCGATGCAAAAACACAGTGTTTAGTACGAAAAGCTTATCTACAAAGGGTGAGCTACAAAGACAATTGAATAACCACAGAAAGCTATGGTACCATTATAAAAACTGCTTGAACATCAAAGataaaccctttcagtgtgagtactgcaaAAAAAGTTTTGCACAGAATGGTCATcttaaaagacacatcagaactcacactaaagagaaaccttatcagtgcaagtactgccagaaatgttttgcaaataGAAACATTCTCAAAGATCatgtcagaactcacaccaaagagaaaccctttcagtgtgagtattgccagaaatgttttgcacataaAAGTAGCCTCACAGGACATGTCAGaatccacaccaaagagaaaccctatcagtgtgagtattgtcagaaatgttttgctcggAACTATTGTCTTAAACTTCATATcaaaactcataccaaagagaaaccctttcattGTGTATATTGCCAGAAATACTTTTTACGAAAAAGCCATCTCCAAGCACACgttatcagaactcacaccaaagagaaaccgtatcagtgcgagtattgtcaaaaatgttttgcactaAATGGTGACCTCAAAAGCCATATCAAaatccacaccaaagagaaacccttccagtgtgaatattgtcagaaatgttttgcatttAGGTCAGATCTTACAGTACATATTAAAATTCACACAAAGCCCTATCATTGTgaacattgtcagaaatgtttctcATATAATCGTGATCTccaaagacacatcagaactcacagcAAAGAGAAACCACTTcgatgtgagtattgtcagaaaggTTTTGCACTAGATGCTGATCTTCAGCGACACATCAAAATCCACACCATAGAGAAGCCCTTTCAGTGTGGGTTCTGTCAGAAATACTTTTCACATATGTGCTTTCTCACCAAACATATGAGgtctcacaccaaagagaaaccttatcgttgtgagcattgtcagaaatgttttactgaCCAAGGTAATTTAAAACGACACATCCGCAGGACTCACTTCAAagaaaaaccctttcagtgtgagcattgtcaaaaatgttttgcaatgaAAGGTGATCTTATAAGACATGTCAGAatgcacaccaaagagaagccatttcaatgtgaatattgtcagaaatgttttgcacataaATATCATCTCACTGTACACATCACAAACCACACTAAAGAGAaatcctttcagtgtgagtattgtcagaaatgtttttcacAAAAGATGAGCTTAaaaacacatcagaattcacGTCAAAGAGAAACCCTTACAGTGTATgtattgccagaaatgctttAAACATAACAGCAAGCTCAtcgaacacatcagaactcacaccaaagagaaaccctttcagtgtgagtattgtcagaaatgcttttcaCATAAGAGCTATATCAAAAGACACATGAGAACTCACATAAAGAAACCCTAGCAGTGTGTGTATTGTCAGAATTGCTTTGAATGTAATGTTGATATTTACCATGAGAActatctgccgattggccaaaatgaatgatgtgtctaattttgaaccaatcaagagggtattaataagatcatctgcaaatgcatgtTTGGCCATAaatatagtttaaagcctagtcataattggcaattgagaTGAgcttttcaagttatcaaccaatcagaaatgctgttagatgaccagtagtgtccagaggGTTAAATAACACATCAGAATTAAGGTGGAATTTGTTATAAACAGATTTTAATCTGAACATAAACTATACTCTATTCTCTATACTCTATTAAAATAGAGTAGGACACAGTACATTGATCAATATGCCttctgtttgaagcaaatcggacataccgTTTTCatagtaaaatttatatttttttgtatcttattgtaaattaaataaataaacaaataaatttcggaatttatattgtttttatcaataatcaatgtagttaattaGTTAATATGActgaaaggctcattaatatgtaatttttgccaatattgtgctaaaatcaatgcataaatgttcagggaacTTTTATTTTGCACAGTTTTGTCTTGAAACATGGTCAAAGTTTTAATATGTTCTAaagtattatatagtgaagccacccactaatttgcatatttgcacaattaatgagctaatttgcatttaAGCTAATTTATTAACTCTCTGGATGTCATCAGGAACACTTTGACCTTGAagccaatattctgttaaatgaaaatatgaacatttgtgcattgtttttagcaaaatattggtagAAATTACATATTTATGAGCATtatcaagtcatattagctcattaattatattgattattgataaaaacaatacaatacaaaagaaattttgtGATGTTTCTATTATGAAAACCGTGTCTGATTAGCTTCAAATAAAAAGCATGTGgatcagtgttctttgccctactcaCAGTGGGGGCGgggcacaccaaagagaaacccttccaGTGTGCACATAAAAGGTGACCTGACAAAACATGTCATAATTCGCACCAATGAGAAATCCTTTCAGTGTGAGAgtactgccagaaatgttttactcaCAACCGTTGTATTAaggtggccctattggctaattcaaaaatttagatttttaaaaaaatttaaatatgttaaaagCTCTTGCCTTGTAGattacaaaacagaaaatattgtttCTATCTAACATTCGGTTCTAGAGATATTGCCTGTCAAAATGGTGTGAAACCAACatattggcaacaactttctttttattttctgtatttttgCAGGTAATCTTTCAGACActattaaaagagctatggtactgaggcatggtacacgAGTAGAACACACAAGGTGCTACAAAATTACAGTCgcatttggcaaatttcaatttgcatgattaattagggccactaattagaaaagttgattagggctttaattaattatgcaaatggaaatccTTAGGTTTGTTGCATTTCATGTGCACTACCTATGTACCAAGTTTCAGTATCATACCTCTTCTATGAATTGTATTTAAAAACTtttctttgcataattcatgcataattACAAAATTAACTGTCAACACTGcatgccaaaaaaaataaaaataaagttgttgccaatttgttggtttggCGCCATTTTGAGAGCTTAAAATTGAAGGATATGTCATTGAAGTTGTCATCAGatatttttgaattgaaaaatttGGTAACAAACGAGGAATGAAACAGCAaggacaaagttgaagccccgttcaaatatGTATCTAATTTCTCTGACAGATCATGTaagatgtcttattttgtctttaaaagggcattttgtgatccacagcatcatccccccactttgctcaaaaaaagttcaaatttttatatcactggaaacctctggctatatataATTGAGGCATCCCGGAGGCGCTTATGCCGAtagagggggtgtctgaggggggatgtgccccccctcagaagtgagaaacttttggaaaatgaagacccaagtgaagccatttggtgtaccattttgtcaacattattgtgtaaaatttgagtttgaaaaagcctaaaatttgcaaaaagacgtcccaattgaagccattcttggacaagttttgacctcttttgtaaaattattgctttatatgtacccataacgtttcgcgacatgggggggggggtgtatgagGGGGATGAACCCTCAGaaatgagaaacatttgcaaaataaaaaacctaattgaagccatttggtggaccattttgatttgagtttgaaaaagctgaaaatataaaatttgcgaaatgacaggccaattgaagccaccttttttcactgttattgtataaattcagagtgctgggtgtgaaatacagaagcgaaaacgggcagttgtttatatagGTAGGGGGTGTCTGATGTTCCCCCCTCTGAAATTTGTGGAAATTTTGCAaagtgaaggtccaattgaagccatttggtgcatatgttttacactatacgagagtatatcattgctttttaaaacataacagggcccgaactcaatttgtaaaatgttacactAACACTTTAATAGGCCTAAGACTCGGAGATTCGCAATTTAAAGCATACATGGATCGAAGTCAGCATGGAGCCcgtattaatactgactttggtgacaaatgtgacgggccctgcatcatCAACGGGCCATCAGAAATCAACAAGTACTGCCTAAAAGAATCCGGCCTATATACTagtattatagggcctacttttgatAGACCAGGCTACTGTGCGGTTTATTTGGCATGGGCTTactaattacgtgcaatttaacttttccccttctccttttttttttgggttCGGGGGGAGGAAGGTGGCGCCTCCCCTGAATCCAGCGCCTGGAGAGTGCCACCCCGATgtcccgggggcactcacatgttctttgagcctcaaattcTGACaatgtagctctttaagctcaaatttggaaataatttagaaatatttagctcaacagcctataatttggccctaatttcagttcttcaagcccctattttcccgcctattttgcccgaaaagcagttcttagttcccaaagtttggcgctccgcgccgcacacccctgccaaaatttaagttgagtgcccccccgggcccggtgtatgatactcactacagatttattaggctataggcccaaagattttctttcttttcttttacgttgttccgttttcttttttctttcttttcttttcttttttcccctttcttttcttttcctcttttctttccctcctactcttctctttcttttcttctttttttattttttgggagCCGCCAAAAGGTGGGGCACGGGCCGGctgtgcccccctctaaatccgcgcatGTATTTTATGTGGGTTTAGATGTATCTTATGTATAGTCTGGACATGCTGTTTAGGCACACTAGTGGGGATGTACAAATGTCGGATGTTTGGGCAAAATTGCATGGGCCAATTTGAACATATACCGTATTATTGcctagttttgaaaaaaaaagtgttacATTCTGGTGGCCATAGGCTTATTCACCAGGGCTGCTCCGATtggtatgtgatgcgatcaagcaaaatcaatcgaacttcggaaatattgattttgagataatagcctacaaaggaaatatttccttttgttttggaaaatctttaattgctcatatctttggaactggttgttcaatttcaatggggtttcctgcaaaatccagctttgtaaatgctttttactatcctataggaaactgaaaatttaatatttccgagttccgactgattttgcttgatcgcatcacatataagaaGTTCAATATAAAATCCAACTAAAGGCAACAAAAGAACCTGACGTCAGATGCCTTTTGACTGGTTTAGGTATACAATTTATTCAGTGTCAATGTCAATATCTTACGCTGCCTGGAAGTCACGCTTACAATGTAGCTCTAATAGATTGGCACTGATGGTTTTATGTATGAAGGAGGGAGCACTTTCGTGATTTATTTGGCCAATTCTAATATACCCATTAAATTCATAATTTCCCTGCCCCAGCCAATAAGGAAAAGGGCTATAATTTGCACCCGAAATTGAAGTGAAAATTGGCTTTATTGTTTGCAGTAAAAGTTATACCGTATGTTCTCTAATTAATGCCCCTCTTGTTTCAAAGAAAAGTGGCTGAAATGCAGACATTTCCATATTACGATCGCAAAATTGCATTGGCAAATCCTATCTTTATTTTCTGCTGGAAAAAAGTATGGTAGTttttaggatttaaaaaaatatttcaaatgaataaTAATGGGAACAAGAGAcaggaattgttgtttttacaatgtAATAAGgccatgtaaaaataaaaatatgt
Above is a genomic segment from Amphiura filiformis chromosome 10, Afil_fr2py, whole genome shotgun sequence containing:
- the LOC140162475 gene encoding uncharacterized protein, encoding MLNTCCKHLQLKMKLLQPFSCIFCGVKHYSLDKLKTHVNRHMLKYIRTRRCKNTVFSTKSLSTKGELQRQLNNHRKLWYHYKNCLNIKDKPFQCEYCKKSFAQNGHLKRHIRTHTKEKPYQCKYCQKCFANRNILKDHVRTHTKEKPFQCEYCQKCFAHKSSLTGHVRIHTKEKPYQCEYCQKCFARNYCLKLHIKTHTKEKPFHCVYCQKYFLRKSHLQAHVIRTHTKEKPYQCEYCQKCFALNGDLKSHIKIHTKEKPFQCEYCQKCFAFRSDLTVHIKIHTKPYHCEHCQKCFSYNRDLQRHIRTHSKEKPLRCEYCQKGFALDADLQRHIKIHTIEKPFQCGFCQKYFSHMCFLTKHMRSHTKEKPYRCEHCQKCFTDQGNLKRHIRRTHFKEKPFQCEHCQKCFAMKGDLIRHVRMHTKEKPFQCEYCQKCFAHKYHLTVHITNHTKEKSFQCEYCQKCFSQKMSLKTHQNSRQRETLTVYVLPEML